A segment of the Streptomyces sp. NBC_00376 genome:
CTCCCTGGACGCCTTCACCCACGACACCGGCTACTCCCGCTCCTCCTGGAACCGCGTCCTCAAAGGCACCGCATTCCCACCCCGGACAGCGGTAGAACGCCTCTGCACCCGCCGCGGCCTCGACAAGAACACCCTGCTCGGCCTCTGGGACACCGCCGACCAAGCCCGCCGCGCCGCAGACACCCAAGAGGAGACACCGCCGGAAGCGGCGTCCACTCCCGCACCGGCAGACCCCGCACCAGGCGTACCGGACCCCACACCGCCGACAGCAGCCCCGGACCCCACACCCGCCCCCGCAACTCCGAAACCCGCAGCGGCCAGCCCGGACCCCGCACCATCCACGCCCGGCCCGGTCGAACCGGCAACGCCGGCCGCTGCCCCCCCCAGAAACCATCCACGTCCAGCCCTGCCGAACCAGCAAAGCCAGCAGCTGCCTCCCGCAGCCGGGTCAAAACCCTCGCGCTGATCGCCGCCACCCTCGCCGCGCTGCTGCTCGTCGGACGCTGGTACTCGGTCCACGAAACGAAGGACTCCGCCGTCTCCCAGCCCGGGACCGGCGGCGACAACCGTCCCGGCGACGAGCAGCCAGTGGTCGACGAAACTCCCCTGCCCCCGAAGAACAGCACCGCACCGACCACGGCCCCGAAGGACGACGAGAAGAAGAACAAGGACCAGGACCCCACGGGCGAGGAAGACACGAACACGAAGTCACCGCGCCCCAGCAGTTCAGCCAAGGACGAGGCATCTTCCCCAGCCTCTGCTTCTGCCTCTCCCAGTACGGCCGCCTCGCCCGGCGCCGCCGGCCGCGCCAGCTGCCGCTACAACTGGGACCGCACCCAGGTCATGGCCAAGGGCATGGTCGGCTCGAAGGTGAAGCAGATCCAGTGCCTGCTGAACTCCAACTACGACTACACGCTCACCGTCGACGGCAACTTCGGA
Coding sequences within it:
- a CDS encoding helix-turn-helix transcriptional regulator gives rise to the protein MPPAQPLPEVTALLQALRQIKASKNLSLDAFTHDTGYSRSSWNRVLKGTAFPPRTAVERLCTRRGLDKNTLLGLWDTADQARRAADTQEETPPEAASTPAPADPAPGVPDPTPPTAAPDPTPAPATPKPAAASPDPAPSTPGPVEPATPAAAPPRNHPRPALPNQQSQQLPPAAGSKPSR
- a CDS encoding peptidoglycan-binding domain-containing protein, encoding MVDETPLPPKNSTAPTTAPKDDEKKNKDQDPTGEEDTNTKSPRPSSSAKDEASSPASASASPSTAASPGAAGRASCRYNWDRTQVMAKGMVGSKVKQIQCLLNSNYDYTLTVDGNFGEGTDTAVRAVQSCSGLKPDGQVGPQTWKYLDTPMSGCGH